One Polypterus senegalus isolate Bchr_013 chromosome 10, ASM1683550v1, whole genome shotgun sequence DNA segment encodes these proteins:
- the si:ch73-248e21.7 gene encoding leukosialin, whose protein sequence is MKLLCYLLLVTRVVFAWNTNDSESTTHNGISDHSTIGNLSESQTTGIFKGEFQTEGKPERKTEAEMALKVSTLNTTPVPITEKHMVETTSKVYTTAEPSTMERATDKVEETNIITKSYSTHSVPSSNLLLGLSATRSTTKSESSTNTPVGTSRPSSVDSTTLTKSTLVLPTTSVPTNSTSSKQVTSKHLQTTPLQLSLSTSTTVSTPLLSSSGASIFEGEGKEERSIPTMISTSSSFMALTTGKNDTEKSSSNWTWIVIFLVIALLISFCIVLTFCISCKKRQRSKTLNSSLTKKKKKGKEEDAWAGPMPLKEDNVTVEDEGGVSDKVPDAVNKRTSLSTFFGKRKSRQASVILESVSIQEMKDLSKKEEDNLSQPLLGPHSNGCPSTVEKPNGTTASSSAPEENGCVTQAKEGPLSNNVQPTPTSDVPPKPEAETDLPPPPPLAEDVILKTSL, encoded by the coding sequence ATGAAGCTCCTCTGCTACCTGCTCCTGGTCACTCGAGTGGTTTTTGCTTGGAACACTAACGACTCAGAGTCAACCACTCACAACGGCATCAGTGATCACAGTACCATAGGAAATTTAAGTGAGAGCCAAACTACAGGAATCTTTAAAGGGGAATTTCAAACAGAGGGAAAACCAGAAAGAAAAACAGAGGCAGAGATGGCTCTGAAGGTTTCAACGCTCAATACTACCCCAGTGCCAATCACAGAAAAACATATGGTGGAAACAACAAGCAAGGTCTACACTACGGCTGAGCCCTCTACCATGGAACGTGCAACGGATAAAGTAGAAGAGACCAATATCATCACAAAATCTTACTCCACACATTCTGTACCCTCGAGTAACTTACTGTTGGGTCTATCAGCCACTAGAAGTACCACCAAGAGTGAATCCAGTACAAATACCCCAGTAGGAACATCCAGACCTTCTTCCGTGGACTCTACAACCTTGACTAAGTCAACGCTGGTACTACCAACCACTAGTGTGCCCACCAACAGTACATCAAGTAAACAGGTCACCAGCAAGCATCTGCAAACAACTCCACTGCAATTGTCACTGTCCACTTCTACCACTGTCAGCACTCCCCTACTTAGTTCATCTGGTGCATCCATCTTTGAAGGAGAAGGTAAAGAGGAACGTAGCATTCCAACCATGATATCGACCAGCTCTTCTTTCATGGCATTAACCACTGGcaaaaatgacacagaaaaatccagCAGCAACTGGACATGGATTGTTATCTTTCTTGTCATAGCCTTGCTTATTTCATTCTGTATTGTATTAACTTTCTGCATCAGCTGCAAGAAGAGGCAAAGGTCCAAGACCCTCAACTCAAGCCTGaccaagaagaaaaagaagggtaAGGAGGAAGATGCCTGGGCGGGTCCCATGCCACTCAAGGAGGATAACGTCACTGTTGAAGATGAGGGTGGAGTCAGCGACAAGGTCCCCGATGCAGTGAACAAGCGGACCTCCCTCTCCACCTTCTTTGGGAAGCGCAAGTCCCGGCAGGCGTCAGTCATTCTGGAATCGGTCAGCATCCAAGAAATGAAGGACTTGAGCAAAAAGGAAGAAGACAACCTGAGCCAGCCTCTCTTGGGCCCACATTCGAATGGCTGTCCTTCAACGGTGGAAAAACCAAATGGTACCACCGCTTCCTCCTCTGCCCCAGAAGAAAATGGGTGTGTCACCCAAGCCAAGGAAGGACCGCTAAGTAATAACGTTCAGCCGACACCAACCTCTGATGTCCCACCAAAACCTGAAGCAGAGACCGActtgcctcctcctcctccattggCAGAGGATGTCATCTTAAAGACTTCTTTGTAA